One region of Bacillus pumilus genomic DNA includes:
- a CDS encoding macrolide family glycosyltransferase, with protein sequence MAKILLITFPAEGHVNPMLGIIKAWADRGDEVHAVTTVHYEERIKRLGAHVHKHPDYIRTLHVDEGNLDSMQPFFHAMLQTSFDILEVVEILSQQHSFDFVYFDMFGAGELVRDYLQIPGIGSNPSFVLQEAHFDTPLYRKDEKADHLLESIQERFGVQPTRLMQFMKNRGELNIVYTSEYFQPSVDAVNDSFVFIGPSFLKRADQHDFPLEALEQDKVVFISMGTVLGDTEAFFNMCIDAFADFDGKVVLATGEKVDRSLLKEAPSHFLIEPYVPQLEVLDLTDVFVTHGGMNSVNEGIHYHVPMVVIPVDKDQPMVAQRLTELSAARALDKDQLTAKQLRETVESVLGSNTYRAGIEKIEESFQTAGGTDKALRTIDQWMQTKQTQS encoded by the coding sequence GTGGCAAAGATTTTATTGATTACATTTCCCGCTGAAGGGCATGTGAATCCTATGTTAGGGATCATCAAAGCTTGGGCGGATCGTGGAGATGAAGTGCATGCGGTCACAACTGTACATTATGAGGAACGAATCAAACGCTTAGGCGCTCACGTACATAAACATCCAGACTATATTCGGACATTACACGTGGATGAAGGAAATCTCGATTCCATGCAGCCATTCTTTCATGCCATGCTGCAAACATCATTTGATATTTTAGAGGTGGTGGAAATACTTTCTCAGCAGCATTCATTTGATTTTGTCTATTTTGATATGTTTGGGGCAGGGGAGCTTGTTCGAGATTATTTACAAATTCCAGGGATCGGTTCAAACCCATCCTTTGTGCTGCAAGAGGCGCATTTTGATACACCGCTATACAGAAAAGATGAGAAAGCCGATCATCTGTTAGAAAGCATACAAGAGCGTTTTGGCGTTCAGCCAACGCGTTTGATGCAATTCATGAAAAATCGCGGAGAACTGAATATCGTGTATACAAGTGAGTATTTTCAGCCGTCTGTCGATGCAGTGAACGATTCATTTGTTTTCATTGGACCGAGCTTTCTAAAAAGGGCAGATCAGCATGATTTCCCGCTGGAAGCACTTGAGCAAGATAAAGTCGTCTTTATTTCGATGGGCACCGTTCTTGGGGATACAGAGGCATTTTTTAATATGTGTATAGATGCCTTTGCCGACTTTGATGGAAAAGTGGTGCTCGCAACAGGTGAAAAAGTGGATCGGTCTCTCTTGAAAGAAGCACCTTCTCATTTTCTGATCGAGCCTTATGTGCCGCAGCTTGAAGTGCTTGATCTGACAGATGTGTTTGTGACGCATGGCGGAATGAACAGTGTCAATGAAGGCATTCATTATCACGTTCCGATGGTTGTCATTCCGGTCGACAAAGATCAGCCGATGGTCGCACAAAGACTGACCGAGCTATCTGCTGCCCGTGCACTTGATAAAGACCAACTGACAGCAAAGCAGCTAAGAGAAACCGTGGAATCTGTTCTGGGAAGTAACACATACCGTGCTGGAATCGAAAAAATTGAAGAAAGCTTCCAAACAGCAGGTGGAACAGATAAAGCATTGCGGACGATTGATCAATGGATGCAGACGAAACAGACTCAATCATGA
- a CDS encoding DinB family protein, whose amino-acid sequence MNCESVLHQIEVAVKTLIKIVSQLEEDDLQKRPTPHKQSIGELLEHIAIICEADWRIANEATQEEMENFYANVSYKTLKSIENGLMTNFHSLKNNYMKLSDTELLSRTTSYWGVTYTRYEWLLEILAHVYHHRGQLHAMLVHCYNKDPKILMFE is encoded by the coding sequence ATGAATTGTGAAAGTGTTTTACATCAAATTGAAGTAGCTGTTAAAACATTAATAAAAATAGTAAGTCAATTAGAAGAAGATGATTTACAAAAAAGACCAACACCTCATAAGCAGTCTATCGGAGAGTTGCTGGAACACATTGCGATCATTTGTGAAGCTGACTGGCGTATTGCTAATGAGGCTACCCAAGAAGAGATGGAAAATTTTTATGCTAATGTATCATATAAAACTTTAAAGTCGATAGAAAATGGCTTAATGACTAATTTTCATTCATTAAAAAATAATTATATGAAATTATCGGACACAGAACTACTGTCTCGTACCACTTCATATTGGGGTGTGACATATACAAGGTATGAATGGTTGTTAGAGATATTAGCACATGTTTATCATCATAGGGGACAATTACATGCTATGCTTGTTCACTGTTACAATAAAGACCCCAAAATTTTAATGTTTGAATAA
- a CDS encoding TM2 domain-containing protein has translation MDNLLEKSSLTDQQRIVVSTELQAKKKSKLVVFILWWFLGAIAIHRFYLDEKKGYAVTMLLLGWLTFFIWPFIDGIICLVKTVDEVNENIERKIIASVKSA, from the coding sequence GTGGATAATCTTTTGGAGAAAAGTAGTTTGACTGATCAACAGCGTATTGTTGTATCAACCGAACTTCAAGCCAAAAAAAAGTCGAAATTAGTTGTATTTATTTTGTGGTGGTTCCTTGGAGCTATTGCTATTCATCGTTTTTATCTTGATGAAAAAAAAGGTTATGCAGTGACCATGCTTCTACTAGGATGGTTGACATTTTTCATTTGGCCATTTATTGATGGGATCATTTGTCTTGTCAAAACAGTGGATGAAGTAAATGAAAACATAGAACGAAAAATTATTGCGTCTGTTAAAAGTGCATAA
- the clpP gene encoding ATP-dependent Clp endopeptidase proteolytic subunit ClpP has protein sequence MNLIPTVIEQTNRGERAYDIYSRLLKDRIIMLGSAIDDNVANSIVSQLLFLEAEDPEKDISIYINSPGGSITAGMAIYDTMQFIKPKVSTICIGMAASMGAFLLAAGEKGKRYALPNSEVMIHQPLGGAQGQATEIEIAAKRILSLRDKLNQVLAERTGQPIEVIERDTDRDNFKTAEEALQYGLIDKVLTRNAEEQK, from the coding sequence ATGAATTTAATACCTACAGTCATTGAACAAACAAATCGTGGGGAAAGAGCTTACGACATTTATTCTCGTCTTTTAAAAGACCGTATTATCATGCTTGGTTCTGCGATCGATGACAATGTTGCCAACTCCATCGTGTCCCAGCTGCTTTTCTTAGAAGCTGAAGATCCAGAAAAAGATATTTCTATCTACATTAACAGCCCTGGCGGTTCAATCACAGCTGGTATGGCCATTTACGATACGATGCAATTTATTAAACCAAAGGTATCAACCATTTGTATTGGTATGGCTGCATCTATGGGTGCGTTCCTGCTTGCTGCTGGTGAAAAAGGTAAGCGTTATGCTCTTCCAAACAGTGAAGTCATGATTCACCAACCACTAGGTGGTGCCCAAGGTCAAGCAACAGAAATTGAAATTGCGGCAAAACGAATCCTTTCTTTACGCGATAAACTGAACCAAGTACTTGCTGAACGCACTGGTCAGCCAATCGAAGTGATTGAGCGCGATACAGATCGTGACAACTTCAAAACAGCGGAAGAAGCACTTCAATACGGACTCATTGACAAAGTCTTGACCCGTAATGCAGAAGAACAAAAATAA
- a CDS encoding TIGR00730 family Rossman fold protein, with the protein MKTICVFAGSNPGVKDVYKEKAVELGTYMAEHDIRLVYGGSRIGLMGAIADEVLRHGGQVIGVMPKGLFRGEVVHQELTELIEVTGMHERKAKMSELADGFIAMPGGFGTYEELFEVLCWAQIGIHQKPIGLYQVNDYFNPLIDMVKFSVQEGFSNESHLQLLHASSEPEELITQMASYQTPSLQQKWTELS; encoded by the coding sequence ATGAAAACGATTTGTGTGTTTGCTGGTTCGAATCCAGGCGTGAAGGACGTGTACAAAGAAAAGGCTGTAGAGCTGGGGACTTATATGGCAGAGCATGACATCCGTCTTGTATACGGCGGTTCACGAATTGGATTGATGGGTGCCATTGCAGATGAGGTCTTAAGACATGGCGGGCAAGTCATTGGAGTTATGCCTAAGGGGCTTTTTAGAGGAGAAGTTGTACATCAAGAGCTGACAGAATTAATCGAGGTAACAGGAATGCATGAACGAAAAGCGAAAATGAGTGAGCTGGCTGATGGATTTATTGCGATGCCAGGCGGCTTTGGTACATATGAAGAATTATTTGAGGTGCTATGCTGGGCACAAATCGGCATTCACCAAAAGCCAATCGGCTTGTATCAAGTGAATGACTATTTCAATCCGCTCATTGACATGGTGAAGTTTAGTGTACAGGAAGGTTTCTCGAATGAATCACACCTCCAATTGTTACATGCCTCCAGCGAACCGGAGGAATTAATCACGCAGATGGCTTCTTATCAAACACCATCTCTTCAGCAGAAATGGACGGAGCTGTCTTAA
- a CDS encoding MazG nucleotide pyrophosphohydrolase domain-containing protein encodes MQTNEMEKWIKDFYKKRNWTEYGPFIRLGFLMEETGELARAVRAIEIGRDRPDEQKQKSSELKKELVEEMGDVLANLLILADLYDVTVEEIFSSHQQKLTKRFSELKST; translated from the coding sequence ATGCAAACAAATGAGATGGAGAAATGGATCAAGGATTTTTACAAAAAGAGAAATTGGACAGAATACGGACCGTTTATCCGGTTAGGGTTCCTGATGGAAGAAACAGGAGAACTCGCTCGCGCTGTTAGAGCCATCGAGATCGGACGTGACCGGCCTGACGAGCAAAAACAAAAATCATCTGAGTTGAAGAAAGAACTCGTTGAAGAAATGGGAGATGTGTTAGCGAATCTACTTATTTTAGCCGATCTCTATGATGTCACAGTAGAAGAGATTTTCTCCTCTCATCAACAGAAACTCACAAAGCGTTTTTCAGAACTGAAAAGCACGTGA
- a CDS encoding SulP family inorganic anion transporter produces MRFYGRFEGYDSSKFRRDLIAGLVVGVVAIPLGMAFAIASGVGPEYGLYTVIVAGILISLFGGSKYQIGGPTGAFVPILFGIVSQYGIENLLIAGFMAGCMLVLFGIFKLGKLMKFIPRPVIIGFTAGIAVIIFSGQIANFLGLKGVEKHESFFLNMREIVVHLGTANSLAIITAVIGLIVILVAQKYIPKIPGALLGLLASTFLAVLFFQGQVETIGSAYGEIPRQLPSFAFPELTIEKMIYLLPPAIVIALLGGVESILSAMVADNMKGSKHDSNKELVGQGIANMAAPLFGGIPATGAIARTATNIKNGGASPISGVVHGVVVLLILMLFAPYASMIPLAAMAPILMFVAWNMSEKKEFINIVKVKNADSLVLVVTFLLTVIGDLIIGVTAGLILAFIAFIKKMSQTTSIHPNVAVPQMETAAALEKQTDQQGISMYAIEGPLFFGTTDSLENSILDHVQTKPKTLILLMNKVNYMDTSAEAVLMNISNRLKHHNGKLMIVGLQSQPKELLRRTGLFHHIGKQYFFERTDDISPQQL; encoded by the coding sequence ATGCGTTTTTATGGAAGATTTGAAGGATATGATTCATCAAAATTTAGACGTGATTTAATCGCTGGGCTTGTCGTGGGCGTTGTGGCAATTCCTTTAGGCATGGCTTTTGCCATTGCATCTGGTGTCGGACCAGAATATGGATTATACACAGTCATCGTTGCCGGCATTTTGATTTCATTGTTTGGTGGTTCAAAGTATCAGATCGGCGGGCCGACTGGGGCGTTTGTTCCGATTTTATTTGGTATCGTCAGCCAATACGGTATCGAAAACTTACTCATTGCCGGTTTTATGGCAGGGTGTATGCTTGTATTATTCGGGATATTCAAACTAGGGAAGCTCATGAAATTTATTCCTCGTCCGGTTATCATCGGCTTTACTGCTGGCATTGCTGTCATTATTTTTTCAGGACAGATTGCCAATTTCCTCGGATTAAAGGGTGTTGAAAAGCATGAAAGCTTTTTCCTCAATATGAGAGAAATTGTGGTCCATCTCGGTACCGCAAACAGTCTTGCCATCATCACAGCTGTTATTGGGCTTATTGTGATATTGGTGGCACAAAAATACATTCCCAAAATACCTGGTGCTCTATTAGGTCTATTGGCTTCAACGTTTCTAGCTGTTCTCTTTTTCCAAGGACAAGTTGAAACGATCGGCTCGGCATATGGGGAAATTCCTCGTCAGCTGCCAAGCTTTGCTTTTCCTGAATTAACGATTGAAAAAATGATCTACCTCCTCCCTCCAGCGATTGTCATTGCGCTTTTAGGCGGAGTAGAATCGATCTTGTCCGCAATGGTTGCTGATAATATGAAAGGCTCTAAGCATGATAGCAACAAGGAGCTTGTCGGACAAGGGATCGCCAATATGGCGGCACCGCTGTTCGGAGGAATACCGGCGACTGGGGCGATTGCCCGTACGGCAACAAACATCAAAAATGGCGGAGCAAGCCCGATTTCAGGTGTTGTGCATGGCGTCGTCGTGCTGCTCATCTTAATGCTCTTTGCGCCATATGCGTCGATGATTCCACTTGCTGCGATGGCACCGATTTTAATGTTTGTGGCTTGGAATATGAGTGAGAAAAAAGAGTTTATCAATATTGTAAAAGTGAAAAATGCGGATTCCCTTGTACTTGTTGTGACCTTCCTGCTGACGGTCATCGGTGATTTGATTATTGGCGTCACCGCAGGTCTCATTTTAGCCTTTATCGCTTTCATCAAAAAAATGAGCCAGACGACCAGCATTCATCCAAACGTTGCGGTTCCCCAGATGGAAACAGCAGCTGCTTTAGAAAAACAGACAGACCAGCAAGGCATCAGTATGTACGCCATTGAAGGGCCGCTGTTTTTCGGGACAACAGATTCACTCGAAAATTCGATTCTTGACCATGTTCAGACAAAGCCGAAAACCCTCATTCTGCTCATGAATAAAGTCAATTATATGGACACATCAGCAGAAGCGGTGCTGATGAATATCTCCAATCGGTTAAAGCATCATAATGGTAAGCTGATGATTGTCGGACTTCAATCACAGCCGAAAGAGCTTTTGCGTCGAACAGGTCTTTTCCATCATATTGGAAAACAGTATTTTTTTGAACGAACAGATGATATCTCACCACAGCAGCTATAA
- a CDS encoding beta-class carbonic anhydrase, whose amino-acid sequence MGSKLEQILQHNSKFVQERHYEPYKAGKFPEKKLVILTCMDTRLLELLPQSMGLRNGDAKIIKNAGAIVTHPFGSVMRSILLAIYELKAEEVCIVGHHECGMAGLAADPLLEKAKARGIEEKCLSIVKNSGVDLKGWLTGFDSVEESVSQSVKLVKEHPLMPSDVAVHGLVIHPATGKLDVVVKDNQIDAQYT is encoded by the coding sequence ATGGGATCAAAATTAGAACAGATTCTTCAGCACAATTCAAAGTTCGTACAAGAGAGACATTATGAGCCTTACAAAGCGGGGAAATTTCCTGAAAAGAAACTCGTCATATTAACTTGTATGGATACACGTCTTTTGGAATTATTGCCGCAATCCATGGGGCTACGTAACGGTGATGCGAAGATCATTAAAAATGCGGGCGCCATCGTAACACATCCTTTTGGCAGTGTGATGCGGAGTATTCTGCTAGCAATCTATGAGCTAAAGGCAGAAGAGGTATGCATTGTAGGACATCATGAATGCGGAATGGCAGGTCTTGCGGCAGATCCTTTACTTGAAAAGGCGAAAGCGCGTGGCATTGAAGAGAAATGTTTGAGCATTGTGAAAAACTCAGGAGTTGATTTAAAGGGATGGCTGACAGGCTTTGATTCGGTTGAAGAGAGTGTGTCCCAAAGTGTGAAATTGGTTAAAGAGCATCCATTGATGCCAAGTGATGTGGCTGTTCATGGACTTGTCATTCATCCAGCAACGGGAAAGCTGGATGTCGTTGTGAAAGATAATCAGATTGATGCGCAGTATACCTAA